Proteins found in one Hypomesus transpacificus isolate Combined female unplaced genomic scaffold, fHypTra1 scaffold_329, whole genome shotgun sequence genomic segment:
- the LOC124464240 gene encoding pancreatic secretory granule membrane major glycoprotein GP2-like — protein sequence MMRPVMMMSRSLLLFLCLQSATPTTTTAAPTTTTEAPTTSTEANTTIYAQFWCAGTPCPAGQDCINVNGSLRCADPCEQYSVLDDAWRSTGYGRSDNCDAWRGWQGWYRMFLDGNSTQMPETCVDVNRCGTQVPLWLKSSHPLLGDGAVERGVCGHHKYYNYWGGQAGRVDDCCYYRHNIHVKACPDHYYVYKFAPSYYCYSAYCAAIPTTTPAVPTTTPAVPMTPSSSVRFWCGATPCPAGQDCISVNGSLRCADPCEQYSVLDDAWRSTDVNVLSYNCDAWGGWQGWYRMFLQGTSVQMPETCVDINRCGTQIPMWLSSPHPLLGDGVVEGDVCGHWNGYNWGWWYYYYGRGDDCCFFRNNIHVKSCPGNYYVYKFTPLNYCYSAYCADTNSKVCATCEEYEDCVSHDGVTWSCGTTITPELVCGRSYLDVGLLNSQLAAKHLDSSSVHLANPRCSAHQESNGTVWFQMERWEGSCGTTLTTNGSHAIYSNSLYVYPTRNVTMVRPVKIPFSCSYPLETEASLDVAIRPYLDLEGAVKNEGSQARASMSLFRDANCTAPYSAGPVTLPLGSILHVGVSVEETDAEAFVVVLEDCYATHSPDPDDLLKYLLIQHKCPVNRRQVTVEESGLSLQARFSVLLFLFQGDYRDVYLHCSLNLCDQRNSSCSPMCSGRSVRSVDELVPLKPVTIGPITLAQSLE from the exons CTACTCCCACgaccaccacagctgctcccacgaCAACCACAGAGGCTCCCACGACAAGTACAGAGGCTAACACAACAATCTATGCACAATTTTGGTGTGCGGGCACACCTTGTCCAGCAGGCCAGGACTGTATCAATGTCAACGGTTCTCTTCGCTGTGCTGACCCCTGTGAGCAGTACTCAGTTCTGGACGATGCCTGGCGCTCAACGGGCTACGGCCGTTCTGATAACTGTGATGCTTGGAGAGGCTGGCAGGGATGGTATCGTATGTTCCTGGATGGGAACAGCACCCAGATGCCAGAGACGTGTGTGGACGTAAACAGGTGTGGAACCCAGGTTCCTCTGTGGCTCAAATCCTCTCACCCCCTGCTGGGAGATGGGGCGGTGGAACGTGGTGTCTGTGGACACCACAAATACTACAACTACTGGGGCGGGCAGGCAGGGCGGGTGGACGACTGCTGCTACTACAGACACAATATCCACGTCAAAGCCTGTCCTGACCACTACTACGTCTATAAGTTTGCCCCATCGTATTACTGTTACTCGGCTTATTGTGCAG CTATTCCCACAACAACTCCTGCTGTTCCCACGACAACTCCCGCTGTTCCCATGACACCCTCCAGCTCTGTGAGGTTTTGGTGTGGGGCCACACCTTGCCCAGCAGGCCAGGACTGTATCAGTGTCAACGGTTCTCTTCGCTGTGCTGACCCCTGTGAGCAGTACTCAGTTCTGGACGATGCCTGGCGTTCAACAGATGTCAATGTCCTTTCCTATAACTGTGATGCTTGGGGAGGTTGGCAGGGATGGTATCGTATGTTCCTGCAGGGCACCAGTGTTCAGATGCCAGAGACGTGTGTGGATATAAACAGGTGTGGGACCCAGATTCCTATGTGGCTCagttcccctcaccccctgctggGAGACGGGGTGGTGGAAGGGGATGTCTGTGGACACTGGAATGGCTACAACTGGGGGTGGTGGTACTACTATTATGGGAGGGGGGATGACTGCTGCTTCTTCAGAAACAATATCCACGTCAAGTCCTGTCCTGGCAACTACTACGTCTACAAGTTTACCCCATTGAATTACTGTTACTCAGCTTATTGTGCAG ATACCAACTCTAAAGTTTGTGCAACCTGTGAAGAGTATGAAGACTGTGTGAGTCACGATGGCGTCACTTGGAGTTGTGGAACGACAA TCACCCCAGAGCTGGTGTGTGGGAGGAGCTACCTGGATGTGGGTCTCCTCAATTCTCAGCTAGCGGCCAAACATCTGGACTCCTCCTCTGTTCACCTGGCCAACCCCCGCTGCTCCGCCCACCAGGAGAGTAATGGGACAGTGTGGTTCCAGATGGAGCGCTGGGAGGGCAGCTGTGGAACCACTCTGACG accAACGGCAGCCACGCCATCTACTCCAACAGTCTGTATGTCTACCCTACCAGAAATGTGACCATGGTTCGACCCGTGAAGATCCCTTTCTCCTGCTCCTATCCTCTGGAGACAGAGGCCAGCCTGGATGTGGCTATCAGACCATACCTGGA TCTTGAAGGTGCGGTGAAAAATGAGGGTTCCCAGGCCAGGGCCTCCATGTCTCTGTTCCGTGATGCCAACTGCACAGCTCCTTACTCTGCAGGCCCGGTCACTCTGCCCCTGGGCTCCATCCTGCATGTGGGCGTGTCTGTTGAAGAGACGGACGCTGAGGCCTTTGTGGTCGTTCTGGAGGACTGCTACGCCACCCACTCCCCTGATCCTGATGACCTCCTGAAATACCTCCTCATCCAGCACAA GTGTCCCGTCAACCGTCGCCAGGTGACCGTGGAGGAGAGTGGCTTGTCCCTCCAGGCTCGTTTCTCTGTGCTGCTGTTCCTGTTCCAGGGGGACTACAGGGACGTCTACCTGCACTGCAGCCTCAACCTGTGTGACCAGAGgaactcctcctgctctcct ATGTGTTCAGGAAGGTCTGTCCGCTCTGTCGACGAACTCGTACCCCTCAAGCCCGTCACCATCGGACCAATCACCT tgGCCCAGAGTCTGGAGTGA